DNA from Methanofastidiosum sp.:
TCCTCTCATCCAGCCAGCAACAAGGTGTGGAAATGCGAAAGGTTCTAACACTTCACCTACTGCAGGAAGACCAGACTGAGCTCTGACTAAAGCTACAGGGTCGTCTTTTCCTACATATTCCCCCGCTATTTGATAAAGTTTTTCAGTGCTTACAGTTGCTACAGCTTCATCTGAAGATAATTTTCCACCCTTCTTGGGATATACTCTTTTTATTACATACCTAGATTTAGCACCGACTAATGCAAGCATTTTGTAAAGTTCTTCAGGGCAGTCCATGAATACTCTTTTGCTTTCTAAGATATCCCATATCTCAAATCTAAATCCTGAAGTTGCATTCGGATCTATGACCAATCCTATTGTGTTAAATGGATCAGCAAATATTTTATACATTGGTAAATTAAAAGCTCCGGGGTCAGTTTTATCCATCATAAACGCAATTAATGGCTCTGCCTTTCTTTCTTCAAATTCTAACTCTGCAATTCCTGGTCCCATCCCTCTCACATTTCCGCTAAATGCTTCAGCTAAGAGATCTTGACCTGCGCCGTAAAGTTTCAATTCTTTAGCAACTTTTGTTGCTTTTTCAAAGGTATCCCATGCAAGATGATGGACTTCTTCGCAATCTACACCTTTTCTGTGCGTCATTATTAATTCTAAGTCGTCACCACAGTTTGTTACGTGGAAATCAATTAGAAGCTTACCTTTTTCTTTTTCTAATTCTTTTTTAGCTGTTTGAATTAAATCTGGATGGACCAAAGCATGGCCTGGCCATCCACCAACATCTGCTTTAATAAGAGAAACTGTTGTTTTTTCTCCCATTTAATCCTCCTCATCCTTTGATTTAAAATCATCAATTGAGAATGGAGGCTCCTCACCATCTTTTATTTGCCCTTTAGCTTTCATCATTTCCCTAGCAATAAGATAGTAAACAAGTGCTAAGGCTTTTTTACCTTTGTTGTTTGTTGGCACAACTAAATCAACGTTTGAAAGATAGTTTTCTGAGTCGCATAAGGCGACTACGGGTATTTTTGCAAGTCCAGCTTCCCTTAATATTTGATAGTCTGCTCTTGGATCTGTCAATATGACTACCTCAGGCTCAATGAAATCCTCACAGTTTGGATTTGTTAAAGATCCTGGAATGAATCTTTTTGTGATTGTTTTTGCGCCTGTTTTCTGACCAAACGCTAATACTGGCTTGAATCCATAAATTCTTGATGATACAACAAGAATTTTTTCAGGTTCAAATTTGGCAAGAAACTTTCCAACTTTTTCAATCTTTTTATTTGTTTCATTTATATCAAGGATATAAAGACCATCTTGTCTTATCCTAAATATGTACCTTTCCATGTCCCTTGTTTTTTGGGTCGTTCCAATGTGTATTCCAGATGCAAGGTACAAATCAAGGGGTACTAACATTTCATCACTCATTAAATCTCCTCTCCTAAATATTCTTTAATTCTTATTAGTTCATTTATTATCTGGATATTATCTTCCATTGCTTCCAAATACCTAAGATTAAATGCCAAAGCTATGTGGCATACGCCTTCATCAACTGCATGGATAATACAGTTCTTATCCTCATTTGATGCCGCATATATCTGAGATATTGTATCTAACTCTATTCTTTTGGGTTTTTGATTGGCCTTTATTTCTTTTAGATCCATATCGAATATTTTTCCCCCAATATTCAATAAAGGCATTTTTCCTTCGTATATACCTCCAAGGTATCTAAAAAGAGGCAACGAATAAAAAGAAGATGCTGCTTTGGCAGATGCCAAAGACAAAGCAAATCTTATTTTAGTATATGGCGTTATTTCACAAAGTAATTCATCTAGTGATTTCTGTTCAATCGCATCCAAACCTGCAAGCTCAGGCAATACAACTTCTTCAATTTCAGAAATATCTTCCTCAAAAGGTACAGAAGCCCTTCCAAAACTTGAAGATGTATAGATATCTATCTCTACAATATTTTTCTCTCTATTACTGTTGTAAACCGTCCTTGCTCTTATATCCTCTATTACGGTCAATCTTTCCTCTCCTTTTCCATTTCCAATGGTGGGACCGTCGGGATTTGAACCCGAGTTTCCACCACCCCAAGGTGAGAGGCTAGTCCAAGCTACCCCACGGTCCCATGTGAAATCGACTATAAACTATTAAAATATAAAATTATATTTTATAGTCGAGCAGTTCGTCTATTAGATCAACATGAGTTAGAAGCATTCTT
Protein-coding regions in this window:
- a CDS encoding fructose 1,6-bisphosphatase, which translates into the protein MGEKTTVSLIKADVGGWPGHALVHPDLIQTAKKELEKEKGKLLIDFHVTNCGDDLELIMTHRKGVDCEEVHHLAWDTFEKATKVAKELKLYGAGQDLLAEAFSGNVRGMGPGIAELEFEERKAEPLIAFMMDKTDPGAFNLPMYKIFADPFNTIGLVIDPNATSGFRFEIWDILESKRVFMDCPEELYKMLALVGAKSRYVIKRVYPKKGGKLSSDEAVATVSTEKLYQIAGEYVGKDDPVALVRAQSGLPAVGEVLEPFAFPHLVAGWMRGSHNGPLMPVSQKNAVCTRFDGPPRVIALGFQIANGRLIGPVDLFDDPAYDLARRKAQRVADYMRRHGPFEPHRLPCEDMEYTTLPKVLRELEKRFEKLD
- a CDS encoding 30S ribosomal protein S2 yields the protein MSDEMLVPLDLYLASGIHIGTTQKTRDMERYIFRIRQDGLYILDINETNKKIEKVGKFLAKFEPEKILVVSSRIYGFKPVLAFGQKTGAKTITKRFIPGSLTNPNCEDFIEPEVVILTDPRADYQILREAGLAKIPVVALCDSENYLSNVDLVVPTNNKGKKALALVYYLIAREMMKAKGQIKDGEEPPFSIDDFKSKDEED